The following are encoded together in the Parabacteroides chongii genome:
- a CDS encoding 3-oxoacyl-ACP synthase III family protein, with translation MFINATGFYVPEERVHNQHFLELNGLTSEWIEQRTGIKTRSKAKPEENICTMGIEAVRDALPKLPYDITEVDLIISASYSPYDTVATAAHYTQREFNITEAKALYLSSACSSFLNALEVVEGYFAMGKATKALILSADKNSAYYNETDPKAGHLWGDAAAAFFISKERVTEKDPHIIEIFTQGLGHLSKGPEGVQLRPRDGGIQMPEGRDVFIQACTYMPKNALYLLEKNGFALDDLTYFIGHQANMRIMSNIAKQLGLPEEKFLHNIEELGNTGSVSSALVYAQNDHSFKKGDLVCLTVFGGGYSAGACLIQC, from the coding sequence ATGTTTATTAATGCAACAGGGTTTTATGTGCCTGAAGAGCGGGTGCACAACCAACATTTTTTGGAATTAAACGGGTTGACAAGTGAGTGGATTGAACAGCGTACGGGTATTAAGACCCGGTCCAAGGCCAAACCGGAAGAGAATATTTGTACAATGGGCATAGAAGCCGTACGTGATGCACTGCCAAAATTGCCATATGACATTACGGAAGTCGATTTGATTATTTCGGCATCCTATTCTCCGTATGATACAGTAGCCACCGCGGCTCATTATACGCAGCGTGAGTTCAATATTACAGAGGCGAAAGCTTTGTATCTGTCTTCTGCCTGCTCTTCCTTTTTAAATGCACTGGAAGTTGTGGAAGGTTATTTTGCTATGGGCAAGGCGACAAAGGCTTTGATCCTTTCGGCAGATAAGAATTCAGCTTATTATAACGAGACAGATCCGAAAGCCGGTCACCTTTGGGGAGATGCGGCAGCGGCGTTCTTTATCTCTAAAGAACGTGTAACGGAAAAAGATCCTCATATCATTGAGATATTTACACAAGGTCTGGGACATTTGAGCAAAGGTCCGGAAGGCGTTCAGTTGCGTCCGCGTGACGGCGGTATCCAGATGCCGGAAGGTCGCGACGTGTTTATCCAGGCTTGTACCTATATGCCTAAGAATGCGTTGTATCTGTTGGAAAAGAACGGATTTGCGCTGGACGACCTGACTTATTTCATCGGTCACCAGGCTAATATGCGTATCATGTCGAATATAGCCAAACAACTGGGGTTGCCGGAAGAAAAGTTCCTGCATAATATCGAAGAGTTAGGTAATACAGGTTCTGTAAGTTCTGCTTTGGTATATGCCCAAAACGATCATTCATTCAAGAAAGGTGATTTGGTTTGCCTGACGGTATTCGGTGGCGGTTATTCTGCCGGTGCTTGTCTGATACAGTGTTAA
- a CDS encoding TetR/AcrR family transcriptional regulator, giving the protein MTVSKTRDMLVDVARQLFARMGVDNTTMNDIAQASKKGRRTLYTYFKSKNEIYLAVVESELDQLYKMLLDVAGKDLPADEKLMTFIYSRLDAIKALVFRNGTLKANFFRDIWRVEKVRKSFDIRETELLKGILDAGVKEGIFAMPDTEITAVVLHHALKGLEVPYIRGIMGDNISQRIKRRDNVMNLIFNGIKIK; this is encoded by the coding sequence ATGACAGTTTCTAAAACACGCGATATGTTGGTGGATGTGGCCAGGCAATTGTTTGCCCGCATGGGGGTTGATAATACGACAATGAACGATATTGCACAGGCTTCCAAGAAAGGCAGACGTACGTTATATACGTATTTCAAGAGTAAAAATGAGATTTATCTGGCTGTGGTGGAATCGGAGCTGGATCAATTATACAAGATGCTGCTTGATGTTGCCGGAAAGGATTTGCCAGCTGATGAGAAGTTGATGACATTCATCTATTCCAGATTGGATGCTATCAAGGCGCTCGTGTTTCGTAATGGTACACTGAAAGCAAACTTTTTCCGTGATATATGGCGGGTAGAGAAGGTTCGTAAGAGCTTCGATATACGCGAAACAGAATTATTGAAGGGAATTTTGGATGCCGGAGTCAAGGAGGGCATTTTCGCAATGCCTGATACGGAAATTACAGCAGTCGTGCTGCATCATGCCTTAAAGGGACTGGAAGTTCCTTATATAAGGGGTATTATGGGAGATAATATCAGCCAGCGGATTAAGCGTAGAGATAATGTAATGAATTTAATATTCAACGGAATAAAGATAAAGTAA